A section of the Clostridium omnivorum genome encodes:
- the pgsA gene encoding CDP-diacylglycerol--glycerol-3-phosphate 3-phosphatidyltransferase, translating to MNLANKLTLIRIFLVPVFLIFIAIKDIPYGTIIATGVFIIASITDKLDGYIARSRNQITNFGKFMDPLADKLLVTAALISLVDFHIISTWAAVIIIAREFAVTGLRTIAASEGIVIAASWWGKIKTFIQIVAIIFALVNIDFGNYYFTIAKEITMPIAIIVTIISGVDYFVKNKNVIKIDK from the coding sequence ATGAATCTTGCTAACAAACTTACACTAATAAGAATCTTTTTAGTGCCGGTATTCCTTATTTTTATTGCTATTAAAGATATTCCATATGGAACTATCATAGCTACAGGTGTTTTTATTATTGCTTCAATAACAGATAAGCTTGATGGATATATTGCTAGAAGTAGAAATCAAATTACAAATTTTGGAAAATTTATGGACCCTTTAGCAGATAAACTTCTAGTTACAGCTGCTTTAATATCCCTTGTTGATTTTCATATAATATCAACTTGGGCAGCTGTTATAATAATTGCAAGGGAGTTTGCGGTTACAGGTTTAAGAACAATAGCAGCATCAGAGGGGATTGTCATAGCTGCTAGTTGGTGGGGAAAAATTAAAACCTTCATTCAAATTGTTGCTATAATATTTGCACTAGTAAATATTGATTTTGGAAATTATTATTTTACTATAGCAAAAGAAATAACAATGCCGATAGCAATAATTGTAACTATAATTTCTGGTGTTGACTATTTTGTTAAAAACAAAAATGTGATAAAGATAGATAAATGA